A region of Rhodospirillales bacterium DNA encodes the following proteins:
- a CDS encoding GNAT family N-acetyltransferase, giving the protein MDATDGAPRERRIAPDDSEAVSALSVEAGWNQNVADWRFMLEHGAAFGALDAADRWIGSALALPLGPRLSWIGMVLVTRARRRDGLGTLLLRRCVEHVSASGAVAGLDATDLGRPLYLTMGFHDLYRLSRWRVDRVPPAPPSPPGVELRPMRSADLDTVAAFDAPRSAMERGYMLRHLRGRRPALAWVARRGGAVVGYVTGRGGLGPSSVGPVVADGEDIAIALMAKAMSAASGPFLLDSPDAHAGVAAWLRSAGNTAPRYYIRMTAGDVAGLDDPRHVFALAGPELG; this is encoded by the coding sequence ATGGACGCTACTGACGGCGCGCCGCGCGAACGGCGCATCGCGCCGGACGATTCGGAGGCCGTGTCGGCGCTGTCGGTCGAGGCGGGTTGGAACCAGAACGTCGCGGACTGGCGCTTCATGCTCGAGCACGGTGCCGCGTTCGGCGCGCTCGACGCCGCGGATCGCTGGATCGGCAGCGCGCTGGCGCTGCCGTTGGGTCCGCGGCTGTCGTGGATCGGCATGGTGCTGGTGACGCGGGCGCGGCGGCGCGACGGGCTGGGCACGCTTCTGCTGCGGCGCTGCGTCGAGCACGTCTCGGCGTCCGGCGCGGTGGCCGGTCTCGACGCCACCGACCTCGGGCGGCCGCTCTATCTCACGATGGGCTTCCACGACCTCTACCGCCTGTCGCGCTGGCGCGTCGACCGCGTGCCGCCGGCGCCGCCGTCGCCGCCCGGCGTCGAGCTGCGGCCGATGAGGTCGGCGGATCTCGACACCGTGGCCGCGTTCGACGCGCCGCGCAGCGCCATGGAGCGCGGCTACATGCTGCGCCATCTCCGCGGCCGCCGTCCCGCTCTCGCCTGGGTCGCGCGCCGCGGCGGCGCCGTCGTCGGCTACGTCACGGGCCGCGGAGGCCTCGGCCCGAGCTCGGTCGGCCCCGTGGTGGCCGACGGCGAGGATATCGCCATCGCGCTGATGGCCAAGGCGATGTCGGCGGCGTCGGGGCCGTTCCTGCTCGATTCGCCGGACGCCCATGCCGGCGTCGCGGCGTGGCTGCGCAGCGCCGGCAACACCGCGCCGCGCTACTACATCCGCATGACCGCAGGCGACGTCGCCGGGCTGGACGATCCGCGTCACGTCTTCGCGCTCGCCGGCCCGGAACTGGGCTAG
- a CDS encoding NAD(P)-dependent oxidoreductase — translation MTAPSPALVRDLATAPGDIMVLGVGGKMGPTLARMAKRAAPDRRVIGVARFSEAGLRGSLTAVGVETLACDLLDRAALARLPKAPNIVFMAGRKFGASDDEPLTWAMNALVPAYVAETFPASRIVAFSTGCVYPFVDVAGGGATEDVPPVPPAGSYANSCVGRERLFEYHSARLGTPGRLFRLNYAIDMRYGVLHDVARKVRDGAAIDLTMGHVNVIWQGDANEVALRCLAHCTTPTSPINVTGPETISVRWLAGEFGRLLGRAPVFAGTEAATGWINDAARMCAAFGRPRVPLATMIEWTADWLSRDQPTLNKPTHYEARDGRY, via the coding sequence ATGACCGCGCCGTCGCCGGCGCTGGTCCGCGACCTCGCGACGGCGCCCGGCGACATCATGGTGCTGGGCGTCGGCGGCAAGATGGGTCCGACCCTGGCGCGCATGGCCAAGCGGGCCGCGCCGGACCGCCGCGTGATCGGCGTCGCGCGCTTCTCCGAGGCGGGCCTGCGCGGGTCGCTGACGGCCGTCGGCGTCGAGACGCTGGCCTGCGACCTGCTCGACCGCGCCGCGCTGGCGCGCCTGCCGAAGGCGCCGAACATCGTGTTCATGGCCGGCCGCAAGTTCGGCGCCAGCGACGACGAGCCGCTGACCTGGGCGATGAACGCGCTGGTGCCGGCCTACGTGGCGGAGACCTTCCCGGCGTCGCGGATCGTCGCGTTCTCGACGGGTTGCGTCTATCCGTTCGTCGACGTCGCCGGCGGCGGCGCGACCGAGGACGTGCCGCCAGTGCCTCCGGCCGGCTCCTACGCCAATTCCTGCGTCGGCCGCGAGCGGCTGTTCGAGTACCACTCCGCGCGGCTGGGCACGCCCGGCCGGCTGTTCCGGCTGAACTACGCCATCGACATGCGCTACGGCGTGCTGCACGACGTCGCCCGCAAGGTGCGCGACGGCGCGGCGATCGACCTGACGATGGGCCACGTGAACGTGATCTGGCAGGGCGACGCCAACGAGGTGGCGCTGCGCTGCCTCGCGCATTGCACCACGCCGACCTCGCCGATCAACGTCACCGGGCCGGAGACGATCTCAGTGCGCTGGCTGGCCGGCGAGTTCGGCCGCCTGCTGGGCCGCGCGCCGGTGTTCGCCGGGACCGAGGCGGCGACGGGTTGGATCAACGACGCCGCGCGGATGTGCGCGGCGTTCGGCCGGCCGCGCGTGCCGCTGGCGACCATGATCGAGTGGACGGCCGACTGGCTGTCGCGCGACCAGCCGACGTTGAACAAGCCCACGCACTACGAGGCGCGCGATGGACGCTACTGA
- a CDS encoding aldo/keto reductase — protein MRYGPLGRSGLIVSRVCLGGNGWGAKDRRAWGKFDLDEARGFFRRALDLGFNFFDTADAYNAGRSEEILGETLVKMAPRDDLVISTKVGIRMSPGHNDFGGGRKHLMSAVDAQLKRLGTDYIDVYQIHRLDPHTPMEELMYSLDQLVRSGKVRYIGGSTMPAFRFAQMVAIADKRGWARPVAMQNLFNLVQREEEREMNTLCAEEGVGLIPYSPLARGFLAGNRARQGGGETERANNDALVKPGMYRDCDWEIVERLKGIAARRGCAPAQVAFLWLLGKSYMAAPIMGVTRPEQLDGAAQATELAPLSAEENRSLEEPYLWRAPE, from the coding sequence GTGAGATATGGACCACTGGGCCGTTCGGGCCTCATCGTCAGCCGCGTCTGCCTCGGCGGCAACGGCTGGGGCGCCAAGGACCGCCGCGCCTGGGGCAAGTTCGACCTCGACGAGGCGCGCGGGTTCTTCCGCCGCGCGCTCGACCTCGGTTTCAACTTCTTCGACACCGCCGACGCCTACAACGCCGGCCGCAGCGAGGAGATCCTCGGCGAGACGCTGGTCAAGATGGCGCCGCGCGACGACCTCGTGATCTCGACCAAGGTCGGCATCCGCATGAGCCCCGGCCACAACGATTTCGGCGGCGGGCGCAAGCACCTGATGTCGGCCGTCGACGCCCAGCTCAAGCGGCTCGGCACGGATTACATCGACGTCTACCAGATCCACCGGCTCGATCCGCACACGCCGATGGAGGAGCTGATGTACTCGCTCGACCAGCTCGTGAGGTCGGGCAAGGTCCGCTACATCGGCGGCTCGACCATGCCGGCGTTCCGCTTCGCGCAGATGGTCGCCATCGCCGACAAGCGCGGCTGGGCGCGGCCGGTGGCGATGCAGAACCTGTTCAACCTCGTGCAGCGCGAGGAGGAGCGCGAGATGAACACGCTCTGCGCCGAGGAGGGCGTCGGGTTGATCCCGTACTCGCCGCTGGCCCGCGGCTTCCTCGCCGGCAACCGCGCCCGCCAGGGCGGCGGCGAGACCGAGCGCGCCAACAACGACGCGTTGGTGAAGCCCGGCATGTACCGCGACTGCGACTGGGAGATCGTCGAGCGCCTCAAGGGCATCGCCGCGCGGCGCGGCTGCGCGCCGGCGCAGGTGGCGTTCCTGTGGCTGCTCGGCAAATCCTACATGGCGGCGCCGATCATGGGCGTGACGCGGCCGGAGCAGCTCGACGGCGCCGCGCAGGCGACCGAGCTGGCGCCGCTGTCGGCCGAGGAGAACCGGTCGCTCGAGGAGCCGTATCTCTGGCGCGCGCCGGAATAG